In Raphanus sativus cultivar WK10039 chromosome 5, ASM80110v3, whole genome shotgun sequence, the following proteins share a genomic window:
- the LOC108856918 gene encoding transcription factor bHLH74-like gives MGGESNEGEMGLNHGHDPSRVGSTTSMPLYAKADPFFSSADWDPVVNVGGFSSSHYSSVVMDNPGMSCFTHYQPGSGYPDMPTSLLPFVDCGDGGGGHFLGSDKNGDSVGRLIRAGESHDQVSDDGVLGVSPNRKRRQAEAESQRNKKAVEEYREDPQRGSDQSQTKHKDGQSKETMNKESSQSEEAPKENYIHMRARRGQATNSHSLAERVRREKISERMRLLQELVPGCNKITGKAVMLDEIINYVQSLQQQVEFLSMKLATVNPEINIDIDRIIAKDLLQSRDRNTPTLGLNPFTGFQGTIPNISTTTNPQYNSLPQTALESELQSLYQMGFVSNPSTMSSFSPNNGRLKPEL, from the exons ATGGGTGGAGAGAGTAATGAAGGTGAAATGGGGTTAAACCATGGACATGATCCCTCAAGAGTTGGAAGTACTACATCAATGCCCTTGTATGCAAAGGCAGATCCATTCTTCTCTTCTGCAGATTGGGATCCAGTTGTTAATGTTGGTGGCTTCTCCAGCTCCCATTACTCTTCAGTGGTGATGGACAATCCAGGGATGAGTTGCTTCACTCATTACCAACCTGGTTCTGGTTATCCGGACATGCCTACAAGTCTTCTTCCTTTTGTTGATTGTggagatggtggtggtggtcatTTTCTTGGTTCAGACAAAAATGGGGATAGTGTTGGAAGGTTGATCAGAGCTGGAGAGTCTCATGATCAGGTTTCAGATgatggtgttcttggtgtttcCCCAAACAGAAAAAGAAGGCAAGCTGAAGCTGAATCACAACGGAACAAG AAAGCTGTGGAGGAATATCGAGAAGACCCTCAAAGGGGAAGTGATCAGAGCCAGACAAAACACAAAGATGGTCAGAGTAAAGAGACAATGAACAAGGAGAGCTCACAGAGTGAAGAAGCACCTAAAGAAAACTATATTCATATGAGGGCAAGAAGAGGTCAAGCTACTAATAGTCACAGTCTTGCAGAAAGG GTTAGAAGAGAAAAGATCAGTGAAAGGATGAGACTGCTTCAAGAGCTTGTCCCTGGATGCAACAAGATCACTGGTAAAGCGGTTATGCTTGATGAGATCATCAACTATGTTCAGTCACTGCAACAACAAGTTGAG TTTTTGTCTATGAAACTGGCAACGGTGAATCCAGAAATCAACATTGACATAGATAGGATTATCGCCAAAGAT CTTCTGCAATCTAGAGACAGAAACACTCCTACGCTTGGGCTGAATCCTTTCACCGGGTTTCAAGGGACGATACCGAACATTTCTACCACCACAAATCCACAATACAACTCATTACCTCAG ACAGCACTAGAGAGTGAACTACAAAGCCTCTACCAAATGGGTTTCGTCTCAAACCCATCGACTATGTCTAGTTTCTCACCTAATAACG GTCGATTGAAACCAGAGCTCTAG